A DNA window from Methanobacterium sp. contains the following coding sequences:
- a CDS encoding helix-turn-helix domain-containing protein, translating to MRTLITNLKGQCLFNASMKTQAEGVIILRGKHRRRTELNKFIKGGEIKIETEDPVEICKEIYKVINAAKKHGEIFVAYGGDDLGSLLNFVANKEGINAIFSCHNEKVIRIPLLKLDLSKTKQKILEILANEDLSAAEIGKSVNISRAMVYKHLAGLMDRGLVKKSRLFEKYTITQAGRIVII from the coding sequence ATGAGAACCCTAATTACAAACCTCAAGGGCCAGTGCTTGTTTAATGCATCAATGAAAACACAAGCTGAAGGCGTGATCATTTTACGTGGAAAACATCGCAGAAGAACTGAATTAAATAAATTTATTAAAGGCGGTGAAATTAAAATTGAAACTGAAGATCCTGTAGAAATATGTAAGGAGATATATAAAGTTATAAATGCAGCTAAAAAGCATGGTGAAATATTTGTTGCATATGGAGGGGACGATTTGGGTTCTTTACTCAATTTTGTGGCTAATAAAGAAGGAATAAACGCAATTTTCAGCTGCCATAATGAGAAAGTCATAAGAATTCCCCTTTTAAAACTGGATTTATCAAAAACAAAACAAAAAATTCTGGAAATTTTAGCTAATGAAGATCTAAGTGCAGCTGAAATCGGGAAAAGTGTAAATATATCACGTGCAATGGTATACAAACATTTAGCAGGACTTATGGATAGAGGTTTAGTTAAAAAATCAAGATTATTTGAAAAATACACCATAACTCAAGCTGGAAGAATCGTAATTATTTAA
- a CDS encoding DUF2953 domain-containing protein, producing the protein MFIATAIILIILIIVTGILVVPFHIYLNIYNTGFKITGTFRLTWMKIKLIQREIPPEKQAPKKENERENKFEISSIPKILSLLVESWPYLERVFNSFLKSTSFEIFSLNLILGLGDPADTAMVSGYFWAASSLLNLIPNAYISLEPDFLNEKIEADATLKIKIRLFWIVVELIRAFTKKPVRALLKELRETRG; encoded by the coding sequence ATGTTCATAGCGACCGCCATAATCCTGATTATTTTAATAATTGTAACTGGAATTTTGGTGGTTCCATTTCATATATACCTGAATATATACAATACTGGTTTTAAGATCACAGGGACTTTTAGATTAACCTGGATGAAAATAAAATTAATCCAGAGAGAGATCCCTCCAGAAAAACAAGCGCCAAAGAAAGAAAATGAAAGGGAAAATAAATTTGAAATAAGCAGTATTCCAAAAATTTTGTCTCTTTTGGTAGAATCATGGCCTTATCTTGAGAGGGTATTTAACAGCTTTTTAAAATCCACATCTTTTGAAATATTTTCTTTAAATTTAATTTTAGGATTGGGGGATCCTGCTGACACGGCTATGGTCAGCGGTTATTTCTGGGCTGCATCCTCTTTGTTAAATTTAATTCCTAATGCTTACATATCACTGGAACCTGATTTTTTAAATGAGAAAATAGAAGCAGATGCAACTTTAAAAATAAAAATCCGGCTTTTTTGGATAGTGGTTGAACTTATAAGGGCTTTCACCAAGAAACCTGTAAGGGCGCTCTTAAAAGAATTAAGAGAAACTAGAGGTTAA